The genomic window GCCTGCGGTGCGGTCTTGAATTCGTTGCCTCTGGTTCCCTATGGCGGTGTGGTTGCCAAAGATGAACAGACCGAAGCTGCTCTGCTTGGCCGTATGATTGAATATGCCAAAGAGGCAGATGTTGATATCGTTTCCGTGGCGACACACCCCTTACACGATGAAGCTACTGTCAGCCGCTACCGTCAGCATTTGCAGACGGACTTCGTTTTCGAAAATTTTGTCCAGCTTCAATCTTTGGAGATCCATCCACTCGCGGCTATGAAGTCACGTTCTCGTTCTGCATTCAATCGCAAGCTACGAGTTGCCGCCGAGCAGTTAACGGTTCGTCAGGCTGACTCCCAAAAGGATGTGGAGCAATGGCTGGATATCTACGCCAATCGTTTCGAGGAAATTGCGGCAAAAACTTACCCTGCCAGCTTTTTCCATGCGTTGTTCGAGCGTTCTCAAGTTGCGGACTTTGGTGAATTATGGTTGGCCGAGCGGATGGGCAAGCAGGTGGGAGGGGTGTGGATGCTCCTCGGCGACCGGTGCGCCGACTACTTTGCCTCGGCGTTC from Roseimaritima ulvae includes these protein-coding regions:
- a CDS encoding GNAT family N-acetyltransferase, translating into MLNLSVQDVATASARIHQGLGEFCIAPQYHPLCLQVLDDIGESCFAIVAEANGMLAGWTFGTITRTACGAVLNSLPLVPYGGVVAKDEQTEAALLGRMIEYAKEADVDIVSVATHPLHDEATVSRYRQHLQTDFVFENFVQLQSLEIHPLAAMKSRSRSAFNRKLRVAAEQLTVRQADSQKDVEQWLDIYANRFEEIAAKTYPASFFHALFERSQVADFGELWLAERMGKQVGGVWMLLGDRCADYFASAFDSQCNELQPGTLVMNEVFSSLIERKIPVLNWQSSPGRGGVYEFKRRWGATERQHCYLSTLLNPHTKILEVDANQLLDEFPLRFVVPFEQLKSH